The Miscanthus floridulus cultivar M001 chromosome 6, ASM1932011v1, whole genome shotgun sequence genomic interval TCTGGTCCTCTCCCATCGTCCTCGAGTCTCAACTTCGATTCTGCCCTGTGGTCTGTGGACTGTGGTCAAGAGGGAAGCTCACTCTACCCTCTTCCAGCTGCATCACTGCAGCCTTGCCTTGTCATTCTGCAACACTAGTGGTTccttgttcgcttcgctgaaaagccaggctGAAAAGTATGGTTtgttgatttattatgagagaaaaatactataccatgacCGATAAGCTAGACTGGTAAGTTCAAGCGAAGCGGTCAACTTCAGGTCCCAGGGTTTCTTCTGGAGTTCTGGACTGTCCGATAGATGGCTGTTGCCCTCGACATCGCTACCTAACACAGATTAGTGAGAAAGACTGGAGGGAGAAAACGGGTCGCATGCTTATGCGATCTCCACTCCACCGGCAAACGAGTAAAGCACAGGTAAAGCAGTTGGGGACACACAAGAAGAGCGCTCGCTTAAAAGCGACAGAATGGGGGCGTTGTGCATCCATCCGAATGTAGGTGGTCCGTCCCCGTCGATTTGCATCTTGCTTCTGATGACACAAAAGCAAATACACGACTCTAAAGTTTTGAGGCTTCAAACCCCAGAGTTTTATCCACTAATGGGTAGGCCAAATATTGGGAAGAACAGAGTGCAACAGTGGCGTTCTGAAGAAACAATCATTTCTGTTTTGGAAGAACGGCAATCAATCACTTCACCAGGTGTACAGGCAGCCTAGGGTGCTGTTTCCCCCACCGTTGCTGTACCATCCCCGGCAATGTTCCCTGCTGTACTGAGCTGACCTGGTGCTGACAAAGCCAAGGTGGCCTCTCAGCTCTCGGACGGTCGTTAGTTCATTTCCGGGTACCTCTCATGGCAGCAATGGAAGGGTGAGAAAGTAAAGATCGGATAATCAGTTTGATAGCCGCATTCGGctcgctgaaacttggctgaaaaatattgttctggctgaattgttatgagagaaaaacactgtttcggctgaaaaaataagttaaatagtgcggattataaggtaagccgaacggaccGATGTGATCCATGCTCGAGCATTGGGAAACACCAAAATCAGGCCCTGTATCATGATGCGCCCTGGAATGAGCGGTGGGAAAACGCGGTTCACCCCTCATGGTACAAGATTATTCTCGGCTCCCAGTTCAATTTCAGATTCTTTTCACCTCAAATAGTTTGGGTGGCATTCTCGGTTGTTTTCATCAAGAATCCGAATTCAAGCGGTTCCAAACAACACACCTTGTCGTGTCCTGCTGAACATTCAGCTGATACTACTGAAGAGAACCACGCATCAATTTCTTTACTGTGACATGATTCAATTCAAGACACACAATTTATGCATTTGACGTCGGCACAAAGGGTCAGGGCCGTTTCCAGAACGGCATTCACTGCCGGCTGTCAAAATTTGCTCATGTTACAAAGAAAAATTACCAGCAGCTTGAAGCTGCACACTGTTACAAACTTGAAAGCCATGAATTATTTTAATACCAATTATTTCTGCTCATTGTAATCACTCTCCTAACTACAACTTCTGATGGAAGCTATTGAATGGGGGGTGCGTTCGACTGCGAGCTCTCTGTTCCAGTTGCTTGGCTCGTCACGGATCCATTTGTCTGCTCCACCAGTACATCATCAGTGCCTTTTGCAGGCGCCTTGAGTAGCGAGGGATCTACTTTCTCTTGGGCTTTCTCCTTCTTCAGGTCTTCCTTAGCCAAACTCGAGAACTGCTTGTCCAATGAGCTCGCCGCGCCTAGCCACGCGAGGACGGTGACCAGCAGTATGCCGCCAAGGTATGGAGTTGAATTTGCCAGGGATCCGAATGTCAGGATCATGAATTGTTGGATAAGTGCACCACCGGACTTGCCCAGCGGGTTGCAAACAACATCAATGGCTGCCTTTCCTTTTACCTGCAAACAGAGGGAACTAGAGTTGGCATGTGCAGTAGAATAATGGTGCACACAGTGGGACATCAAGAATCATTGAGCCACCCACGCCTGGTTCTAAGTTCAAGGACAAGACATTTCAGAGATATTTGGGGAAAGCGGTACGATGTTCACAAGACCTGATTTAATTGAAAAGTATTAGTTATCGTATCTGTCATGTAGCAAGCAGCAAGATATAGCTAATGCCATTTTTTAAGGTACAGGACCAAGAGAAGGTACATTTACATACGATATTTAACAGGCTTTAGAAAAGACCATATGCATCATCAGAAATTTTGAACAGGCTAACAAATAGCTGCGCATATAACTAACTCACTAGTCAACATAGAGCTTTTTATCAATTAAATTTGTTGGTCAGAACTATATAAATTTATCTTACATGATTAGATGAAAGTAAGCATCACAAGAGAACAAAAGATCAGCAAACAAATACAAAATCATGTTAAAAATACCTTTAAGTAACACGAGCATAGTAAGAAGAAAGACATAATCTGGAAAGATCAACAAACCTTCATATCTTCATCCAAAGGAATATACGCCATTTCCTTGCATGGGTCAAATAAACTGTACTTTGCACTCTTGCTAAATATGTTTTGCATGGCGCCCACATAAACGGCTGCCAGTAGGGGAGTCATACCCATCGTGGCAAGCATAGGAGTCAGTGGCTGTCCAAACAAGATCAGAGAGAAGAATCCGACACCAGTCAGCAACAGAACGGTGGGGGTGATCATTGCAGCCACACCCCAGCCAAATTTTCGTAGTATAAAACGTCCTAACAACATCATTGTGAAAGTTGCAATTCCAGTTGCGGTCGAGAAATCACCCATGAAAGATGAGTATTCATTTGGACTAGGGAACTGCAGTGAATAAGAAAAGTGTTACTGAATACTGAAAACAGATCACAGTAGGAACAAAGCAACATGAAAAGAACAGATAGTTGAGAAAGATTACCTGTGCCTTGAGTTTTGATTTCCATGTAACTTCGACAAGATTGATACTAATGCCGTAAGCAACCACTAAGGTGGCTAGATCCCTCACATACCTCGAGGAGAGCAGAACCTTCAGACTCTCTTTCATGCCAAGTTTAGGCTTTTCCTGTTGAACAAATCGTTACCAGATTGAGTTGAATAGCAATAAAAAGGGGGAAAAAGGGAGCATGATAAACCACAGCTACCAACCTTTTTCTTCTTACGATCAGACTTTGGAAGTGAAGGATCATTCAAAACAAACTTGTTTTCTCCCCAATATATGGAAGTTATGACAAGTCCAAGAAGTACCACTATGCTCATCATACCTTTCAAAGATACCTCCCAGCCATCAATTCCAGGACCCAATGTCTTGCGCAAATTTGAGAAATACTTCACAGTACGCCCAGAAAAGATAAGGGCAATATTAGCCCCAAGGCCAAATAACGGGTAGAATTCCTTTGCTTCATCAACTGTGGTAATCTGGAAAAAAAAATATGAATCAGATCAAGCTGGAGCCTGAAGGTTCAACATTTGATGAGAATTTCAACAAATGCGAATATAAAAAATCCAAATTTCAGACACCAGAATGCCATATAGAGACATAGAGCTGCTGCAAGGCACACATTTCACTTGGTCGGTTCTCCAATGGCATCCCAAAAACCTAATAACAACTCCACCGAGAACTCTGCAACCAAGAGCAGCAGACACTCCTCCCGTTACCTCCCCTATACAGCTCACCTTTTAACCAACTCTTGAAAATGGATCCACCAGTCAACAAGAAGGGATAATATGAATGCTCCTCGTGTGCAACATCTGGGTGACGTGTCCATCGATTCAAAGGTGCAGCTTATTCAATCAATCAGATGATGGCTACTGCATTTAAGATGTCACTCCGTGGGCTAAAAAGCTTTGAATCACTGATTAGAAAAACACTAACCCCTCCACTCTAAGCACTTGTTGCTATCGACTTTCTATGTTCTTCGAGTTTTAACTCTGACCATTATTTTTtcatattaaagtatagttataATATCTAATAAGCATGATATTATGAAGATAGCTTTCAAGAAAAACTACACCTGATTTTTATGTTTCCAAACTAAATATTCTGAAAACTATTGGCAACCAAAATTTTAACAGTTTGGCCGTATTTTGGTCAAAGCCTCAAGTATTTGTAACTAGAGGGAGTAGTATCTAGCtggaaactctctctctctctctctctcagactTGTGAACAGTTGAACACTCTTCATAATACTCCCAGTTAGAAACCTTCCCATCAAGCTAATGAGGGGAATTCACGGGAAAGAAACTCCCacaagagtttgatatgaaggtagAAAGGTTACATACTAGCACACATATGAGATAATAATAAGGTTGCTAACCAGAAAAACAAATTATGAAATCAACAATTATGAGCTTAATGCTCCTTAAGGACACATGGTTGACAATCTTATTGTTGACAACTTCAGATGCTCAATGCAAGATACAGTTGAAACACATGCTGCCATGTACtgggtgtacttggtgatgttacAAAGAAAAAAAAGTCAACCAGAATGTTTTATGATTGATCGTTGTTTAAACAGAGTTTTTTGAGCAAAAGAATTGCTTCAAGGTCTTCAGTAGTTGAGCCGATTTCACTCAGATGCATGGAAGTAAATAAGGAATCAACCAGTCATGCTACAAGAGTGGTGCCGTTGTGTCACCTTTTTGAAGTGTATTGTCTATTGACTTATTATCGAGCTGATACTCACTGGTGGTTGTCTTTCTTTATTACGCAGTCAAGCTTATTCCATGTTTTGAATTcccttttttttcttgttttaagCCTTTTTCACTATGCATTTATTCTCTTGATGTCATTATGTCACGGTGAGGCTTCCCCTATCGTATCCCTCATAAAACAAGAAATCGTAGTCGAATAAATAACAGACGAATATACCAAACCAGGGCCCTTCCTTTCTGGCCATAAAAGTAGCCCTAAGACAGAGACACGTTAGATTTGCAAGTCTAGATCCACCAATAAATACTTCTTTAGAAAGGAGTTATAAAGTGTGAACCATATCCAGCCAAGTTCAATGTAATAGACATCCACAACCAATTTGAGACTGACAATAGCTCAACCTCATTTAGATCATGGAAAGTGAACAATAATGGAGCCCaacatattcataaaagaaagcaACGAGCACCTAGATTTTTTAAGCCTGAAAGTTATGCAATACAATGAGCCAAGCTACAATGCAGGGCCTACTAAAAACCAAAATGTCTTATTACCAACCCATTATCCCACGAACAAACCACTACCTGCCTAAACTAAACTGATAAGAGACAAGTTTTACCCTTCCCATCTTTTGTCAGTGTCCAATAACCAAACCATCCAGTCAAATCATTATTAGCTATCAGATGGTTCAAAACAAGCTGTTTCACTATAATTAAAGAAGTTATTAACACTACATGGCAATATTGATCCAAGAATCCAAAGTTCAGACTGACCTGATTCGCGAACCCCCAGAAGAGCACAGAGATGACGACGCTGCCCCAGAGCTCAGCCATAACATAGAATAAGCAGAAGCTCCAAATCCTCAGTATCGCCACCGGGCCAAGGAAGCTCGGGCCGAGCGCGGCGAGAAGCTTGTCCGCGAGCGCGGTGGGATGGATGACGTCCCTGAGCGGGTAGAGCACGAAGGCGAAGGCGCCGAAGAAGGCGATGAAGGGGAAGATTACGGTGTAGAAGAGCGCCTCCCGTGAGAGAACGTTGGAAAGCTTGGTGTAGAGGAGCATGAATCCGATGGCCATGGGCAGGTTGACCCAGGTCTTGAGGAAAGGGATGATCTCGGCGCTGCTCCCCTTGGCGGTAACCACCAGCACGTCCTTGGTGTCCCGCAGGATGGTGTAGTTGAAGAGGATGCAGAAGAACATGAGCCCCAGCGGCACGATCTTCTTGAGCGTCTTCACGTCGATGCCGAGGAACTTTGTACTGGACTCCTCCGGCTGCGGCGCCGGCGCCGAGGCCGCCGCGGCCTGGGCGCGGAAGGACACGTCACCGCCAGCGCTGGCCGCTCTCCGCTTCAGGAACCCGTTCCCCAGAACCGCATCGTGCCGCGGGAGGAAGGGGCCCCTCGACGCGAGGAGCGGGGACTGGAGCGCGGGCTTGGCGGCGGGGGAGAGGGAGACTGCCCGCGGGCGCGGGAGCGGGAGAGGGCGGCGCAGGCCGGCGCGGGGAGGGAGGAGGGCGGCGGGCCGGGCGTGCAGGAGGGCGCGCGACTCCATGGGTGCCGTGCCGTGGCTttgccggtggcggcggcgtcgcTCAGGTCGCTCGGCGCAGCGGCCCCTGTCTGCCCGCCTCCGCCGGGGAGAGTGGCTGGTCCAACCCCCGAGACGCGAATTGTGGGGaaagcagggggggggggggggggggggggggggggggggggggggggagtaggtcgcggcgcggcggtggaggagcgaTATTAAACGATGGGAATTCCTTAAACGATGGCGCGTTCGTATGGCGATCCGATCGGCCGTTGGTTTGCGGGCCGGAAACGATCTCGGCGGTTGAGGCGGGAGCGGGGTTGGTGGTGGGCGGAACGAGACAGCGCCTGGACGCCGCCCGACGCAGTTTCTTTCGAGTCAGCACCCGGCAGCGGCGGCCTGGCTCGGCCACCCGCCGCGGCGCCGCGCCCGCCCGTGTGCTTGTCCCCATGAAAGAAGTTTGTTTACGACTTCCCATGCTATCTCGTCGTAAATAGAGAGGCTTGTTTTCGACTTCTCACAGCCTGCACTTCCTTGATTAATCATTTGTATTGACAGtggtttagagcatctccaacatcTTACCAATATTTCATCCCAACAGAGTGATATTGGTGGCCACTAATAGGTTTTCTTAGATTATTAGAAGAGTTGTTGCAACAGATCGTCAATAATCTCTCCCAATACGTGGGACTTAGTTGTCAATTTTCTTCTACCTCattctttctcctctctctctctgctttcTCCAGGCAACCGAGCACGGTCTCCGGTCACCGCATGGCCTCTAGGCAACCACGCATGGCCAGGTCACCGCACGCCTTGCCGACGACCGCAGCCATGGCCACCACACAGCCTTCGGCAACTGCTCCCATGGCCTCCTGCGACTGTTTCATCGGTTGCGACTCTCCGCCCTGCCGCCGGCCCCCGCCACCGCAGAGGACGGGAAGGGCTCATCCCACGAATCCCTGCCCCGGCTACGTGGAGAAGAATCCGTGGACTCGTTCGAGATGCTTTCCGAGTTCGCGCTCCGCGACGGCAACGAGGTCCGCCATGACGACGATGAACTCCCCGCGGCGACGAGCGCATGGCCCCGTTGATTCCGGTCGGTGATTGACAGTTAGTGGTGGACCCCCCATATTGGGGGAAGATACAACTCCTCTATTTGAGGAGAGATGGGGGAGATTTTGGTGGCCACAAAAAAAAGGAGATTGTGCCACCACAAAAAGGGGATTGTATTGAGAGATTGTTGGAGCACAAAAAAGAGGTCATCTCCCCCAATATGACAGTTTTATAGGGATGATGAGTGATATTGAGGAACCGTTGAAGATGCTCTtagaaatgattttttttcttaCGTATGGCCATTTTTTGAATTTGAATCCATATAACTAAAGTTTGTTGCTATTAATTAGCCCTTTGGAAGCCAAACAAATTAGCTAATAATCTAGCTGATAACTAACAACTATCTTATTAGTTAGGCCAAACTTTCAAAtcagctaatagttagctagctaatattagctaTTAGCTACTGCCTAGCTAATGGATCTAAACAGATCTAGTATTGAAGAGGGAAAGAGTGAGTTTTTTCTTTCGCACCCCCTCCATCCCACGGTCCATTTTCTCTTTTCATCCTTCTTGCTTAAAATTTGGAGCTGCAGAACTACTCATGCCATGGCTTTTCTACGGTCTACACAAGCTCGTTCGTGTTGTGGCGTACGTGTGGCTCTCTTCTCACCTTTCTTAGAATTACAGCAGGTGGACACAACAACCTAGTTGAGTCAATGTGTATTATTTCTTTATTGCACTAGCATTTATTGTGGACTTTACAATTTATTTGATTTGAGATTAGACCAAGTCTAATTAGATAGTTTATATTGGTAAAATTCACAACAGGCTAACAACACGTTACCATTATCAAGAGCACCACACAACAAATTATACATCTCGTTGTAATGTATGAACACGATTACTAGTTAACATAAATATAAATCCACTTCTAATTTAACCTAATTTCCCAGTGCATTTTGTCGTATTTCATTGGTCAATAGTATTTGGTCACATATAAGAACTTTCGAATATACCATCACAAAAAAACTCGGTTTTACGATGCAAAAAGTTTGGACGTTCATTAATGATCTATACCTAATGTTGAGGAGCATATTGTTTCTTCTAACTTGTTTTTTCTCCTACCTTTTTTACTTTCCAAATTGTCCTCACGTACATCATATCTCGTATGCGATCTGGATTCATGACGTGTACGCAAACAAGTTGGAACAACTCGCGTTCGCGCAATGATACAAcgtctaattttaatatgtattgGGTTCTGTGCTACACGAATACATTTGTAATTTGTTAGCactaataataaaataatatagGTTCAGATGGTTAGTGATTTTGAAGGAAGCATAGCTCAATGAGGACCGACGGAGGGAGGGTGGAGACAGCAAGAGAAGCATGCTTTGGACTTCCAGCCAGTCTAGGGGAAAAATAACCAAAGAGTCACCACTCGTGGTTATTTTATCCGCGGTTACTTTAGGACTAGGATACACAGTGAACTACTTTGGCAATTATAATAATGTCAAAAAGAAATTAAAGAACTTATTTGGCAATTGTAGTCCTGCAAGTCTAAAACAAGGTGCTCTTCTGCACTCTCGGGAGTCTCGGTCAAACCCAGTGATGATACGatgttttaaaaacaaaggttGATTTATTTGAAGCAAAACTTTTAGCTAGACATTATTGACCGCAGCACCTTGTGTTTTCGAAGCAAGGACAATTCTCCAGGTGAGTGATGTCTGCATCCTATGTGACCAGTGCCCGGAAACCACCAACCATCTATCTGCTGCTTGGCTGTGTTATCAGCAGGGAGATCTGGCTCCGTGTCTTGCATCCGCTCGGCCTATCAGCCATGCTACCTGATTTGGAAGATGAGCTCGGTCAGTGGTGGTTGCGCTGCAGAAGCATGCTTGGGAAAGGCCTACTGCCGGGCTTCGACACCTTGGTTCTGCTCGTCTGCTAGACGGTTTGTAAAGGACGCAATTGCTGCACTTTCAGAGGAGAGGCGCTCTCGGCGGTGGCCATTACACGGCAGCTGTTGCTGGAAGCCAATGGGTGGCTCGACGCTGGGTACTCAAGCCTGGCGAGTCTAGCAAGCTTCGCTTCGGTCGCAAAACTTGGGGGACGTATAGCCCGTTTCGGTGTTTGGGTTTTGGTGGCGTTTGAGCACGTCAATCCTAGCCGGTTTCTCGCTGGCTATGTTTGGTGCAAGCTTCACTTTTATCACGTTCCTGTCCGTTTTTAATGAAAAACGGGCTACGCCCGATCGCGAAAAAAAGAAGCAAGGACAATGACCTGATAGCGCCTGCTGCTCCTTTCCTCGCACCTTACCTTGCTTTATACCAACATCTCTCTTTTTCACCGAACATGGTTTAAACGTGGTCTATGTCTCTATGGTCGAGAAGTATACCAGTATCGAACATCCTTTTCAAACTCGTGGTCTATGTCTCTGGTCTCCTAACAGTCAAATTGTTAGCAACATtcagggcgcgtttagatgcaaatttttttgaattttggctactgtagtactttcgtttgtatttggcaattagtatctaattatggactaattaggtttgaaagtttcgtctcgcgatttctcacccaactgtacaattagtttttttttcgtctatatttagtactccatgcatgtgccgcaagattcgatatgatggatACTGCAcaaaaatttttggaaactaaacaggccctcaGAGCAATTCAGAGTATAGGGGAAAGAGAGGTCGGAGCAGAGAAGAAGGGGAAACCGGGTACATAGGGAGATAGAGTAGGGAGGGAAGAAGAGCAGTAGCCTAGGAGAAATATTCAGTTGTTTGGTAAATGATTCGAGGATTCGATGCCCCTTCGCTGCTGCCCCTGTGGCCCTCTTGTAGATAACGCCCAGCTGTCCAGCAGACAATTGCTCGACTAGGCCCAAGCCTACGGCCCATATGAAAGTCCAACCATGAGTAGTCCCTGACACAAATTAACTTCAACATTTTTGTCAATATACCCTATGGTAAGCACAACAACTTGATGCTGTACTTTGGATGGCTCGCTCTCTAAACTTGGACCACTCTGCTTTGAAATTCAATGCTCTATGAAGTTACAGAAGTGTTTTCCCAAATCAAACAAATCTACACAGTTAAATTTTATGTTTTCGAACCACATAAAAATTATTCTTCGTAGTCAACGTTTCACAAATACTCCATTTATCTAGGAATGATAACCGTATTTTAAAACACATTATAAATAGAGACCAAACGTCAAGGTATATGTTTTTTTACATACTAGGTAGTGTCCCGTGCATTGCTACGGGATAGTTaacattttgtactaaaaacacacggatcgcatgataagataacaacgGTGTCCTTGCTTTCTTAGaaactgcaaaaaaaaaaaaaacacttcctAAACAGACTACTGCAAATATAACTGGTATACTTCCTGAATAGGCCACTCAGCAGTCAATACACATTTGAAACTCAGAACAAATCCATCTGCCAAAAGGATTCAATAATAGTGAAGAAAATGTGAGGCAATAAGTTTATTCAGCATACTTGAAGAAAGATTGTTACCTGCTTGATTGGTCCAGTAAGTTCTATATCATTCAGAAGAAAGAGCAAGCATTCAAGCACTTTGATCCCAACTTTTGTATTGAGAACAATGCTCTTATCAATATATCAAATTAGCTCTGGTACCTCATTTATGTGGGAAGTGTCTCATTTGCAAGTAACCTACCATTGTTTTACATTAACTGCTATTTGATTCTTGGGAGCGGGCTACCGTGCTGTTGCTCCTCGGCGGCCACCGTCTTCGCTACCAACTCCATCGTCGACCTTCCGGCGTCCAGAGACATAGTCGTGCCGATCTCGTCGATCCCGTCGACCTCATCGACAATCAAAACCCCCACATCAACTACCATTTCCCTGTTATAAAAAAAACTACCATTTCCCTAGGAGGGAGGGGTGAACCTTTCATATATAGTTGTACAAGAGGAAGCCGGACAGGCTTCAGTTACAGGAAGCCAGATAGGCTTCAGTTACATTTATTTCTAATAGCTACAATAACATTTAGGATAACACAAATTAAACAACCAAAATGGTGTAATCATTGGGAAATAGTAGAACAAGACTGGGAAGTAGAGTAACAGAGAAACATTTGAAGTTCTTTCGCACATTAAGTTCAAAGTgaattatataaaatttgaagtagacATGCACGTGCGACACACACATGCCTAATATTTCACATGCAATGGAAGAATAACTACTGTTTTTCTTGCGTTAAAATATACAAACAACTTGTAGTAGGATAGCAGCCAATAAAATTTCAAAAAGTCGACATGAATTGCCTTTAAAAAGGGCCACAACATAATCATAATGTCATACAAAAAGAATAAATTTTCTAAAGCATTGAACCATGACTTGAATATATACAAGTGCATCTTGAACTTTATTTCAACCTTAATGAGCTCATTTAAAACAGAGGATCAGAAACAATTTCGAATGTCCGAGATTTCAGGCAAAGATACAATTATTCTTGAGATTAATACACTGTGCAGCTATTTGTTGATGGCTCGATCTTGCATTGTTAGCAAACAATAATCTGAGTATTGTTTCTTTTCAATTTGTTTTTGAAGTAAAAGAGATTGGTTGCAACTTAAATTGTATGGAGATCATAGCTGATGCAATCTTCACCATCTTTGCAGTTGAAATAAATTTGATAGTATTTCCAGAGAGGAATAGCCcctgaatttttttgaaaaatcaaaACATTTGGAGGGAGGATTGTTGAAAGTGAGATGAAGATGAGCACATACTAAGAAAAATGATAACTCAGCTAACAAAAAGCATAACAATTCTAGGTTTTATGCACAACTAACGTGTTAATAATGATATGAAGTTCTCTCCAAATATGTGTTTTCTATTCAATTGGGCAACACCAAAGTATTTTTCAATCAGCACTAAACTGGCAACTGAGGTTATCATCATACATGGAAAATAGAAGTATGTATGATAGTCATGCACTCTATGATGCGGGTTCAGTACACCTCAGACTGACCAAAC includes:
- the LOC136456301 gene encoding ADP,ATP carrier protein 2, chloroplastic-like — encoded protein: MESRALLHARPAALLPPRAGLRRPLPLPRPRAVSLSPAAKPALQSPLLASRGPFLPRHDAVLGNGFLKRRAASAGGDVSFRAQAAAASAPAPQPEESSTKFLGIDVKTLKKIVPLGLMFFCILFNYTILRDTKDVLVVTAKGSSAEIIPFLKTWVNLPMAIGFMLLYTKLSNVLSREALFYTVIFPFIAFFGAFAFVLYPLRDVIHPTALADKLLAALGPSFLGPVAILRIWSFCLFYVMAELWGSVVISVLFWGFANQITTVDEAKEFYPLFGLGANIALIFSGRTVKYFSNLRKTLGPGIDGWEVSLKGMMSIVVLLGLVITSIYWGENKFVLNDPSLPKSDRKKKKEKPKLGMKESLKVLLSSRYVRDLATLVVAYGISINLVEVTWKSKLKAQFPSPNEYSSFMGDFSTATGIATFTMMLLGRFILRKFGWGVAAMITPTVLLLTGVGFFSLILFGQPLTPMLATMGMTPLLAAVYVGAMQNIFSKSAKYSLFDPCKEMAYIPLDEDMKVKGKAAIDVVCNPLGKSGGALIQQFMILTFGSLANSTPYLGGILLVTVLAWLGAASSLDKQFSSLAKEDLKKEKAQEKVDPSLLKAPAKGTDDVLVEQTNGSVTSQATGTESSQSNAPPIQ